In one Melopsittacus undulatus isolate bMelUnd1 chromosome 4, bMelUnd1.mat.Z, whole genome shotgun sequence genomic region, the following are encoded:
- the R3HCC1L gene encoding coiled-coil domain-containing protein R3HCC1L, with amino-acid sequence MQQEAEGSRPRRRKPDMALYVPKARRERAAQAAGSTPARQRREPGSHHLVQDTCQASSEGQRQSPRARTQGGRMARRENKGDAGPKEPWAASAGYCSRLGGNCPIAPESLRASPSMRESCLDPAVAQEKESHDEGLGEVSHGRRMMRTEPDPPSTLSARPAAMEATPKLGSDPTSLMPATSPTPSCQIGLSGVSDMPPGPDRDVSQSLGEDVLQPAGLGDPGSMHMLAWEAVGPKAQEEERERGSSLQAEQSEGCATEVPEDEEKWGGMAEHALGAPGASCESERSGGGMDDAPVLPGKSTPGQGMGRPSQLPSGKEENSACAAHPSGEGDPLPAVAGAGSRSACTDSSTGAESGWLGASEELVSGSWDGAPSEIREAPASVELLCYGVEELLPTAWAEEPVGADEEAGLPQQHQCSQETKEEERGLHSSSPEEEQTSTSARTPNQASPGAEESWDMLFNDDGDCLDPRLLEELSGGEKRQESQQSPRFDYYGAEPAAPDISDDELPHVIEIYDFPSDFRTEDLMRVFCSYQKKGFDIKWVDDTHALGVFSSPITARDALSTKHLMVKTRPLSQGTRASKAKARAYAEFLQPAKERPETSAALARRLVIGALGVRSKQTPAQREAERRKLQEAQERKRLENKQREDAWEGRD; translated from the exons ATGCAGCAGGAAGCTGAGGGCAGCCGGCCGCGCCGCAGGAAGCCTGACATGGCCCTCTATGTGCCCAAAGCGAGGAGGGAGAGAGCAGCGCAAGCAGCGGGCAGCACACCAGCCAGGCAGCGCCGGGAGCCTGGGAGCCACCACCTGGTGCAGGACACTTGCCAGGCCAGCAGTGAGGGGCAGAGGCAAAGCCCCCGTGCCAGGACACAGGGGGGCAGAATGGCGAGGAGGGAGAACAAGGGGGATGCTGGCCCAAAGGAGCCATGGGCAGCCTCTGCTGGCTACTGCTCGAGGTTGGGAGGCAACTGCCCCATTGCACCAGAGAGCCTAAGAGCATCACCCAGCATGCGGGAGTCGTGCTTGGATCCAGCTGTTGCCCAGGAGAAAGAATCCCACGATGAAGGACTTGGGGAGGTCAGCCACGGCCGACGGATGATGAGGACTGAGCCTGATCCTCCGTCCACACTGAGTGCCCGGCCTGCGGCCATGGAGGCTACCCCCAAGCTGGGGAGTGACCCCACTAGCCTAATGCCTGCCACTAGCCCAACGCCATCATGTCAGATAGGGCTGAGTGGTGTGTCAGACATGCCCCCAGGACCAGATAGGGATGTCTCCCAGAGCCTGGGAGAGGATGTCCTGCAGCCGGCAGGGCTGGGTGACCCAGGCAGTATGCACATGCTGGCATGGGAGGCTGTGGGTCCGAAAgcccaggaggaggagagggagcgTGGGAGTTCTCTTCAGGCAGAGCAGAGTGAAGGCTGTGCCACTGAGGTGCCAGAGGATGAGGAGAAGTGGGGAGGAATGGCAGAGCATGCCTTGGGTGCACCGGGAGCCAGCTGTGAATCTGAGCGCTCAGGTGGTGGCATGGATGATGCTCCAGTGCTCCCAGGGAAGAGCACCCCGGGGCAGGGAATGGGCAGACCATCCCAGCTTCCATCTGGCAAGGAAGAGAACAGTGCATGTGCTGCGCATCCCAGTGGGGAGGGAGACCCGCTGCCTGCTGTGGCAGGAGCGGGCAGCCGTTCTGCCTGCAcagacagcagcactggggctgagAGTGGCTGGCTGGGTGCTAGCGAGGAGCTGGTGAGTGGATCATGGGATGGGGCACCCTCGGAGATCCGGGAGGCCCCAGCATCCGTGGAGCTGCTGTGCTATGGTGTAGAGGAACTCTTGCCCACGGCCTGGGCTGAGGAGCCAGtgggggcagatgaggaggCAGGcttgccacagcagcaccagtgcagccAGGAGaccaaggaggaggaaagaggtCTCCATAGCAGCTCCCCAGAGGAAGAGCAGACCAGCACCAGTGCCAGAACCCCAAACCAGGCCAGCCCAGGTGCTGAGGAGAGCTGGGACATGCTGTTCAATGATGATGGAGACTGCCTGGACCCGCGGCTGCTGGAGGAG CTCTCAGGGGGCGAGAAGAGGCAGGAGAGCCAGCAGTCACCTCGCTTTGACTACTACGGGGCTGAGCCTGCTGCACCAGACATCAGTGATGATGAGCTGCCCCATGTCATCGAGATCTATGACTTCCCCTCGGATTTCCGCACCGAGGACCTGATGCGTGTCTTCTGCAGCTATCA GAAAAAAGGCTTTGATATTAAGTGGGTGGATGATACACATGCCCTGGGtgtcttctccagccccatAACAG CACGCGATGCCCTCAGCACCAAGCACCTGATGGTGAAGACACGTCCACTGTCCCAGGGTACCCGTGCCTCTAAAGCCAAAGCCAGGGCATACGCTG AATTCCTGCAGCCAGCCAAAGAGCGCCCCGAAACATCAGCGGCCCTGGCCAGACGGCTGGTGATCGGTGCCCTGGGCGTACGCAGCAAGCAGACACCAGCCCAGCGCGAGGCTGAGCGGAGGAAGCTGCAAGAAGCCCAAG AGAGGAAGCGCCTGGAGAACAAGCAGCGGGAGGATGCCTGGGAGGGCCGAGACTGA